The following proteins come from a genomic window of Pseudomonas putida:
- the spoT gene encoding bifunctional GTP diphosphokinase/guanosine-3',5'-bis pyrophosphate 3'-pyrophosphohydrolase, whose translation MPGIEALAERLSTYLGPEQVNLVRRAYFYAEQAHDGQRRRSGEPYVTHPLAVASILADMHMDHQSLMAAMLHDVIEDTGIAKEALSQQFGETVAELVDGVSKLTQMNFETKAEAQAENFQKMAMAMARDIRVILVKLADRLHNMRTLEVLSGEKRRRIAKETLEIYAPIANRLGMHTVRVEFEDLGFKAMHPMRSSLIHRAVKSARGNRKEIVAKIEHSLANCLAADGIQGEVSGRQKHLYGIYKKMRGKRRAFTEIMDVYAFRIIVDKVDTCYRVLGAVHNLYKPLPGRFKDYIAIPKANGYQSLHTTLFGMHGVPIEIQIRTREMEEMANNGIAAHWLYKSNDDEQPKGNHARARQWVKGILELQQRAGNSLEFIESVKIDLFPDEVYVFTPKGRIMELPKGSTAVDFAYAVHTDVGNSCIACRINRRLAPLSEPLQSGSTVEIVSAPGARPNPAWLNFVVTGKARTHIRHALKQQRRSESINLGERLLNKVLTGFDSSLEQIPQERINAILAEYRLELIEDLLEDIGLGNRMAYVVARRLLSAEGEPLPAPEGPLAIRGTEGLVLSYAKCCTPIPGDPIVGHLSAGKGMVVHLENCRNISEIRHNPEKCVQLSWAKDITGEFNVELRVELEHQRGLIALLASSVNAADGNIEKISMDERDGRISVVQLVVSVHDRVHLARVIKKLRTLTGVVRITRMRA comes from the coding sequence ATGCCGGGCATAGAAGCCTTAGCCGAACGGCTGTCGACCTACCTGGGCCCCGAACAGGTCAACCTGGTTCGCCGGGCCTATTTCTACGCCGAACAGGCACACGATGGGCAACGCCGCCGCAGCGGCGAGCCCTATGTGACCCATCCGTTGGCCGTGGCCAGCATCCTCGCCGACATGCACATGGACCATCAGAGCCTGATGGCGGCCATGCTGCACGATGTGATCGAAGACACCGGCATCGCCAAGGAAGCCCTCAGCCAGCAGTTTGGCGAAACGGTTGCCGAGCTGGTCGATGGGGTCAGCAAACTGACCCAGATGAACTTCGAGACCAAGGCCGAAGCGCAGGCTGAAAACTTCCAGAAGATGGCCATGGCCATGGCCCGCGATATCCGCGTGATCCTGGTCAAGCTGGCTGACCGCCTGCACAACATGCGCACCCTGGAAGTGCTGTCTGGCGAAAAACGCCGACGCATCGCCAAGGAAACCCTGGAAATCTACGCGCCCATCGCCAACCGGCTGGGCATGCACACTGTGCGCGTAGAGTTTGAAGACCTCGGCTTCAAGGCCATGCACCCGATGCGCTCGTCGCTGATCCACCGGGCGGTCAAGAGCGCACGCGGCAACCGCAAAGAGATCGTCGCCAAGATCGAACACTCGCTGGCCAACTGCCTGGCTGCCGATGGTATTCAAGGCGAGGTCAGCGGCCGGCAGAAACACCTCTATGGCATCTACAAGAAGATGCGCGGCAAGCGCCGCGCCTTCACCGAGATCATGGACGTGTACGCCTTCCGCATCATCGTCGACAAGGTCGACACCTGCTACCGCGTGCTCGGCGCCGTGCACAACCTGTACAAGCCGCTGCCCGGGCGCTTCAAGGACTACATTGCGATCCCCAAGGCCAACGGCTATCAGTCGTTGCACACCACGCTGTTCGGCATGCACGGCGTGCCCATCGAAATCCAGATCCGCACCCGCGAAATGGAAGAGATGGCCAACAATGGCATCGCCGCACACTGGCTGTACAAGTCCAACGACGACGAGCAGCCCAAAGGCAACCATGCGCGCGCTCGCCAGTGGGTCAAGGGCATCCTCGAACTGCAGCAGCGTGCCGGCAACTCGCTGGAATTCATCGAGAGCGTGAAGATCGACCTGTTCCCTGACGAGGTCTATGTCTTCACGCCCAAAGGCAGGATCATGGAGCTGCCCAAAGGCTCCACCGCCGTCGATTTCGCCTATGCGGTGCATACCGATGTGGGCAATAGCTGCATCGCCTGCCGCATCAACCGGCGCCTGGCGCCCCTGTCCGAGCCGCTGCAGAGCGGTTCGACGGTCGAGATCGTCAGCGCCCCGGGCGCGCGGCCCAACCCGGCCTGGCTCAACTTCGTGGTCACCGGCAAGGCCCGTACGCACATCCGCCACGCACTCAAGCAGCAGCGACGTTCCGAGTCGATCAACCTTGGCGAGCGCCTGCTGAACAAGGTGCTGACCGGTTTCGACAGCAGCCTGGAGCAAATTCCTCAGGAGCGTATCAACGCAATTCTCGCCGAGTACCGCCTGGAGCTGATCGAGGACCTGCTCGAAGACATTGGCCTGGGCAACCGCATGGCCTATGTGGTGGCCCGCCGCCTGCTGTCAGCCGAAGGCGAACCGCTGCCAGCACCGGAAGGCCCACTGGCGATCCGCGGCACCGAAGGCCTGGTATTGAGCTACGCCAAGTGCTGCACGCCCATTCCGGGCGACCCGATTGTCGGCCATCTGTCGGCAGGCAAGGGCATGGTCGTGCACCTGGAGAACTGCCGCAACATCAGTGAAATCCGCCATAACCCGGAGAAGTGCGTACAGCTTTCCTGGGCCAAGGACATCACCGGCGAATTCAATGTCGAGTTGCGTGTCGAGCTGGAACACCAGCGCGGCCTGATTGCCCTGCTGGCCAGCAGCGTCAATGCCGCAGACGGCAACATCGAGAAGATCAGCATGGACGAACGCGACGGCCGCATCAGCGTTGTCCAACTGGTGGTCAGCGTGCACGACCGCGTGCACCTGGCTCGTGTGATCAAGAAGCTGCGTACGCTGACCGGCGTGGTCCGCATCACCCGCATGCGTGCGTAG
- a CDS encoding gamma-glutamyl-gamma-aminobutyrate hydrolase family protein, whose translation MSAFAVPLIGVSACRQQVGKNSSHTVGDKYVEAAGFAGLPLILPARDGGSDTQALLARLDGILFTGSPSNVEPHHYNGAPSAEGTRHDLARDRLTLPLLQAAIAAGVPVFCICRGFQELNVALGGSLHQRVHELPGYLDHREPEDAPLEVQYGPRHPVGITPGGVFERLGLAAQFEVNSLHSQGIDRLAPGLRVEAQAPDGLIEAVSMPDAPGFVLGVQWHPEWRFAENPVSRRLFQAFREACIAHAAR comes from the coding sequence ATGAGCGCATTTGCGGTCCCCTTGATCGGTGTCAGCGCCTGCCGTCAGCAGGTAGGGAAGAACTCGTCGCACACGGTGGGCGACAAGTATGTCGAGGCGGCCGGCTTTGCCGGGCTCCCGCTGATCCTGCCGGCCCGCGACGGAGGCAGCGACACGCAGGCGTTGCTGGCACGGCTCGATGGCATTCTTTTTACCGGTTCGCCTTCAAATGTCGAGCCGCATCATTACAATGGCGCCCCCAGCGCGGAAGGTACCCGGCACGATCTTGCACGAGACCGCCTGACCTTGCCGCTGTTGCAGGCGGCCATTGCCGCCGGCGTGCCGGTGTTCTGTATCTGTCGTGGTTTCCAGGAATTGAACGTGGCCCTCGGCGGCAGCTTGCACCAGCGCGTGCACGAGCTGCCGGGCTACCTGGACCACCGTGAACCTGAGGACGCACCCCTGGAGGTGCAATACGGCCCTCGTCATCCTGTCGGCATTACGCCTGGCGGGGTATTCGAGCGCCTGGGCCTGGCCGCGCAGTTCGAGGTCAACTCGCTGCACAGTCAGGGCATCGACCGCCTGGCCCCGGGCCTGCGCGTCGAGGCACAGGCCCCGGATGGCCTGATCGAAGCGGTGTCGATGCCTGACGCGCCTGGCTTTGTGCTTGGCGTGCAGTGGCACCCGGAATGGCGTTTTGCCGAAAACCCGGTCTCCAGGCGCCTGTTCCAGGCGTTCCGCGAGGCCTGCATTGCCCATGCTGCACGGTAG
- a CDS encoding LysR family transcriptional regulator — protein sequence MQYQITHADLSLVLALERGRSLAKAAELLKVDVSTVFRSIRRLESALGTALFVKSRKGYLPTDTAQALAEQAERAEQALDAARIAMTSGEQVVSGTVRLTCTEAVMHSLLLPALAEFMPNYPALSLEMGTSNTFANLSRRDADIALRLTNTPPEHLVGRCLGSTSYVICGQPQWRERLSESHNSVPWIAPDDSMQDHPTVVWRNQQYPGLSPRYQCSSMSTIAQLVSTGLGVAALPDYMVHALPGVEALSGPLAACDTQLWLLTRPDCRALRSVQTLFEELTPRLRGAML from the coding sequence ATGCAATATCAGATCACCCACGCCGACCTCTCCCTGGTGCTGGCCCTGGAGCGCGGGCGCTCACTGGCCAAGGCCGCCGAACTGCTCAAGGTCGATGTTTCGACCGTGTTCCGTTCGATTCGCCGGCTTGAGTCGGCACTGGGCACCGCACTGTTCGTCAAGAGCCGCAAAGGCTACCTGCCGACCGACACCGCCCAGGCCCTGGCCGAGCAGGCCGAACGTGCCGAGCAGGCTCTGGATGCTGCGCGCATCGCCATGACCAGTGGCGAGCAAGTGGTGAGCGGTACCGTTCGTCTGACGTGCACAGAGGCGGTGATGCACAGCCTGCTACTGCCGGCACTGGCCGAGTTCATGCCCAATTACCCGGCACTGTCGCTGGAGATGGGCACGTCCAACACCTTCGCCAACCTCAGCAGGCGCGATGCCGACATCGCCCTGCGCCTGACCAATACCCCGCCCGAGCATCTGGTCGGCCGTTGCCTGGGTTCGACGTCCTATGTGATCTGCGGCCAGCCGCAATGGCGCGAGCGCCTGAGCGAGTCCCACAACAGCGTGCCATGGATAGCACCGGACGACTCCATGCAGGACCACCCCACGGTGGTCTGGCGTAATCAGCAGTACCCCGGGCTGAGCCCGCGCTACCAGTGCAGCAGCATGTCGACCATTGCGCAGCTGGTAAGCACGGGGCTGGGTGTTGCGGCGCTGCCCGACTACATGGTCCATGCGCTACCTGGCGTCGAGGCGCTGAGCGGACCGCTGGCCGCTTGCGACACCCAACTGTGGCTGCTGACCCGGCCCGATTGCCGGGCCTTGCGCTCGGTGCAGACATTGTTCGAAGAGCTGACCCCAAGGTTGCGCGGCGCGATGTTGTGA
- a CDS encoding glutamine synthetase family protein gives MKDFLQAHPDTQYVDLLISDMNGVVRGKRIERSSLHKVYEKGINLPASLFALDINGSTVESTGLGLDIGDADRICYPIPGTLCNEPWQKRPTAQLLMTMHELEGEPFFADPREVLRQVVSKFDDLGLDICAAFELEFYLIDQDNLNGRPQPPRSPTSGKRPQSTQVYLIDDLDEYVDCLQDMLEAAKEQGLPADAIVKESAPAQFEVNLHHVADPLKACDYAILLKRLVKNVAYDHEMDTTFMAKPYPGQAGNGLHVHISLLDKKTGKNIFAHEDPLHSDALRHAIGGVLETMPASMAFLCPNVNSYRRFGAQFYVPNAPSWGLDNRTVAVRVPTDSSENVRIEHRVAGADANPYLMLAAILAGIHHGLTSKVEPGAPIEGNSYEQLEQSLPNNLRDALRALDDSEVLNQYISPDYIDIFVACKESELAEFEVSISDLEYNWYLHTV, from the coding sequence ATGAAAGACTTCCTCCAGGCCCATCCGGACACTCAGTACGTCGATCTGCTGATCTCCGACATGAATGGCGTGGTACGCGGCAAGCGCATCGAGCGGTCCAGCCTGCACAAGGTGTACGAAAAGGGGATCAACCTGCCGGCATCGTTGTTCGCCCTGGATATCAATGGCTCGACCGTTGAAAGCACAGGGCTTGGGCTGGACATCGGCGATGCCGACCGGATCTGCTACCCGATCCCCGGCACGCTCTGCAACGAACCCTGGCAGAAGCGCCCGACTGCCCAGTTGCTGATGACCATGCACGAGCTCGAGGGCGAGCCGTTCTTCGCCGACCCGCGCGAAGTGCTGCGCCAGGTGGTGAGCAAGTTCGATGACCTGGGCCTGGACATCTGTGCCGCGTTCGAGCTGGAGTTCTACCTGATCGACCAGGACAACCTCAACGGTCGTCCGCAGCCGCCGCGCTCACCCACTTCGGGTAAGCGTCCGCAGTCGACACAGGTCTACCTCATCGACGATCTCGACGAATATGTCGACTGCCTGCAGGACATGCTGGAAGCAGCCAAGGAGCAGGGCCTGCCGGCCGATGCCATCGTCAAGGAAAGCGCGCCGGCGCAGTTCGAAGTCAACCTGCACCACGTTGCCGATCCACTGAAGGCATGCGACTACGCGATCCTGCTCAAGCGCCTGGTCAAGAACGTCGCCTACGACCATGAAATGGACACCACGTTCATGGCCAAGCCTTACCCGGGCCAGGCGGGCAACGGTCTGCACGTGCACATTTCGCTGCTCGACAAGAAAACCGGCAAGAACATCTTTGCCCATGAAGACCCATTGCACAGCGACGCTCTGCGCCATGCCATTGGTGGCGTGCTTGAGACCATGCCGGCGTCGATGGCCTTCCTGTGCCCGAACGTCAACTCCTACCGCCGGTTCGGCGCGCAGTTCTACGTGCCGAACGCGCCGAGCTGGGGCCTGGACAACCGTACCGTGGCTGTCCGCGTACCGACTGACAGCAGCGAAAACGTGCGCATCGAACACCGCGTGGCCGGTGCCGATGCCAACCCCTACCTGATGCTCGCGGCGATCCTCGCTGGTATCCACCACGGCTTGACCAGCAAGGTTGAGCCTGGTGCGCCGATCGAGGGCAATTCGTACGAGCAGCTGGAGCAAAGCCTGCCGAACAACCTGCGTGATGCCCTGCGCGCGCTGGATGACAGCGAAGTCCTCAACCAATACATAAGCCCGGACTACATCGATATCTTCGTGGCCTGCAAGGAAAGTGAGCTGGCCGAGTTCGAAGTATCGATCTCCGACCTCGAGTACAACTGGTACCTGCACACGGTGTAA
- the rpoZ gene encoding DNA-directed RNA polymerase subunit omega, producing the protein MARVTVEDCLEHVDNRFELVMLSTKRARQLATGGKEPRVAWENDKPTVVALREIAEGIVTNEFIAAEEIVTEDPVFAAFEDESNEAV; encoded by the coding sequence ATGGCCCGCGTAACTGTTGAAGACTGCCTGGAACACGTGGATAACCGTTTTGAGCTGGTCATGCTCTCGACCAAGCGCGCCCGTCAGCTGGCTACCGGCGGCAAAGAGCCACGCGTAGCGTGGGAAAACGACAAGCCAACCGTCGTTGCCCTGCGTGAAATCGCAGAAGGCATCGTCACCAACGAATTCATTGCCGCTGAAGAGATCGTCACCGAGGATCCGGTCTTCGCCGCGTTCGAGGACGAGTCCAACGAGGCTGTCTGA